The following are encoded in a window of Fretibacter rubidus genomic DNA:
- a CDS encoding thiamine pyrophosphate-dependent enzyme — translation MFDRAKAIDEAFIAALETGTLPAVGVAPDMSDAMLADVLDTQIMNRHLDLMARRTKGQTFYSIGSSGHDGTLALALASRNSDMAFLHYRDAAFCIQRRKAVTGSTPLYDMILSFAASSDDPVSGGRHKVLGGLDIMTPPQTSTIASHLPKAVGAAHSLCLGQGDMPSDSVILCTFGDASSNHSTAQGAINAAAWAAYQGSPMPLVFVCEDNDIGISVRTPKGWIAANYSRRPGLHYIACDGTDIADAMRGAKAAVNYARARRRPVFLHMKTVRLMGHAGADIEAKYTSLPDIETREAGDPLLKTAAHVVKSGIMSTKDMLGAYHAMRARIDRVAADVFTRPKLETAEAIMAPIADGVHKPMPDLPSKDALASIGLNRDGRQIPLNKMLNKTLAEVMLTYDKAFVFGEDVARKGGVYGVTLDLLKTFGAKRVQDTLLDEQTILGMAIGAAQNGFLPIPEIQFLAYLHNAEDQIRGEAATLSFFSNGQFTNPMVIRIAGLGYQRGFGGHFHNDNSVTVLRDIPGLIVACPSGADDARKMLREVTRLAHVERRVCVFLEPIALYGTTDIHDGDKAWTGTYVPPHDDEVIKFGEVGQYGEGTELAILTYGNGYYLSRQADKDLGMKTRIIDIRWLAPLPMNAILQAVKLCKHILIVDECRRSGSLSEEIMAQLIEHGITAPMARVTGHDSFIPLGNAAYAVMPSVDDIKAAAEALCGT, via the coding sequence ATGTTTGACCGCGCCAAAGCCATTGATGAGGCCTTTATCGCCGCCTTGGAAACGGGGACATTACCCGCTGTCGGGGTCGCCCCCGATATGAGTGACGCTATGCTTGCCGATGTGCTGGATACGCAGATTATGAACCGTCACCTTGATTTGATGGCGCGCCGCACAAAAGGGCAGACCTTTTATTCTATCGGCAGTTCGGGCCATGACGGAACGCTGGCGCTGGCACTGGCGTCGCGTAATTCTGATATGGCGTTTTTGCATTACCGCGACGCTGCCTTTTGTATTCAGCGCCGCAAAGCGGTCACGGGGTCTACCCCGCTTTATGATATGATATTGTCCTTTGCGGCCAGCTCTGATGATCCCGTATCGGGCGGACGCCACAAGGTGCTGGGTGGGCTGGATATTATGACGCCGCCACAAACCAGCACAATTGCGTCCCATCTGCCCAAAGCCGTTGGCGCGGCGCATAGCCTTTGTTTAGGGCAGGGCGATATGCCGTCTGATAGCGTCATACTCTGCACATTTGGGGATGCGTCTTCTAATCACTCGACGGCGCAAGGCGCGATAAATGCGGCGGCTTGGGCCGCTTACCAAGGCTCTCCCATGCCGCTTGTTTTTGTCTGTGAAGATAATGACATTGGCATTTCTGTGCGCACGCCAAAGGGATGGATTGCGGCTAATTATTCGCGCCGTCCCGGGCTGCATTATATTGCGTGTGACGGGACCGATATTGCGGACGCTATGCGCGGCGCAAAGGCGGCGGTCAATTATGCGCGTGCGCGGCGACGGCCTGTGTTCCTTCATATGAAAACTGTGCGCCTGATGGGTCATGCGGGCGCGGATATTGAAGCCAAATATACATCACTGCCCGACATAGAAACCCGCGAAGCGGGGGATCCGTTGCTTAAAACGGCGGCCCATGTCGTGAAGTCTGGCATAATGAGCACCAAAGACATGCTAGGGGCCTATCACGCTATGCGCGCCCGTATTGACCGTGTCGCGGCCGATGTTTTCACGCGGCCAAAGTTGGAGACAGCGGAGGCCATTATGGCCCCGATTGCGGACGGCGTTCACAAACCGATGCCAGACCTCCCGTCCAAAGACGCGCTTGCGAGCATTGGACTAAACCGCGACGGGCGGCAAATTCCGCTTAATAAGATGCTCAATAAAACCTTGGCCGAGGTCATGCTGACCTATGATAAGGCCTTCGTCTTTGGCGAAGATGTGGCGCGCAAGGGCGGTGTTTACGGGGTCACGCTTGATCTACTGAAGACCTTTGGCGCGAAACGCGTGCAGGACACGCTTTTGGATGAACAAACCATCCTTGGTATGGCGATTGGTGCCGCGCAAAACGGCTTTCTGCCTATCCCCGAAATTCAGTTTCTGGCCTATCTCCATAATGCTGAAGATCAAATCAGAGGGGAGGCGGCGACCCTGTCGTTTTTCTCCAACGGACAATTCACGAACCCTATGGTTATTCGCATCGCGGGGCTGGGCTACCAACGCGGCTTTGGCGGGCATTTCCATAATGATAATAGTGTGACGGTACTGCGTGATATTCCCGGGCTGATTGTGGCCTGTCCAAGTGGTGCCGATGACGCGCGTAAAATGCTGCGAGAGGTTACGCGCCTTGCTCATGTTGAGCGGCGCGTTTGTGTCTTTCTGGAACCCATTGCGCTTTACGGCACGACCGATATTCATGACGGCGACAAAGCGTGGACAGGCACATATGTGCCGCCCCACGATGATGAGGTCATCAAATTTGGCGAAGTCGGCCAATACGGCGAGGGGACAGAGCTTGCCATCCTAACCTATGGCAATGGCTATTATTTGTCACGACAAGCGGACAAAGACTTGGGAATGAAAACACGCATTATTGATATCCGCTGGCTTGCGCCGCTGCCGATGAACGCGATTTTGCAGGCTGTTAAACTTTGCAAACATATCCTCATCGTTGATGAATGCCGTCGTTCGGGTAGTCTATCAGAAGAAATAATGGCGCAATTAATTGAGCACGGTATCACCGCACCCATGGCGCGTGTGACAGGCCATGATAGCTTTATCCCGCTGGGCAATGCAGCCTATGCTGTGATGCCGTCGGTTGATGATATTAAAGCCGCAGCGGAGGCGCTTTGTGGGACATAA